CTTCCTGGGATTAACTCTTTAAAATCCAAACCAAATTTTACTTTAGTTATGCATTTTTTTAGACAAGGTGTTTGGGATTTTAACAAAAGGATCAGATAAAGTAAAAACGAAAGCGTTTGTGAAACATATTGttaatgttcttttttattcagttctatggtgcatgcacaaacacaccactCCATTTAGATGGGATAATTAGACCTCTGACCTTGTGGTTGTTGGGAGTTGGGAGTAAGATGTTACATACCCCACCTATCTTCTCTCTTGGAGCCATACCTTTCCCAGCACCTGTGTATAAAATATGCTGCTTCACTGGGTCTTGAACCTTCTAGTATGTGGGCCTTTCGGCTTCAGGTTAATCACTAGGCTATACACTTCCCCATAAGGATTTTTTGTTTGCCTACAGTCGGTCAGTCATTCAAATACTAACCAGGCTGAAAATAAGTCCAATTATTACTGTGTGACTATGATtgacatatgcatgcacatgaagTTACACATACCATCACAATAAATTGATATATGTATAGATTTATAAGCACTGTCTTTAAACACGCATATTAACACAGCTGCGTACATCTGAATAAACATTTTGACAGCCCACTATATTCATCTACATCCGCTCTTCTCCCGATAAACccaacaaagaacaagaaaaacaatgaagatggaaaaaaaatgtagataatgAGATTATTCATTTAATAGTGAGCAATAAAATGACCCCAATTTGCTTGGAAAATTGGCAGAAAGCACAGTAgactggaaaacaaaaattagttcaATGAGTGGttgataaatttaaaataacaggCTTTGGTCAGATACAAAAGTTTAAGTGATGTAAACAGGATAGACACAATTGTTCTCTACATTTCACTTCCTTTTTCCTTGTTCGGCAAGTATTCAATTCAAATAGAAATTTTTGCACATATGTTACCCAGAAGATGCACTAGGGTGCTTTTGGTTCCTTTTGGGTGTAATTTTTGTTGATCTGATGCTTTACTTTTCTTGCATAAATTTTTACTTAAACAGAACACCTATTGGTTTCATAAAAATGAAGCCAGAGCACATGATTTCTTAACACCAAGGTTATTTTCTGCATATTCCTGATACTGTTGTGTTAATGTACAGAGACCTGAGGTTTATGATGATAGCAGTTGATAGCCAGAGCCAGTGTGTGAATTTTGAATAGggctgttttcttttaacattttttgcatACCAGCCAACTTTGGTCTCAGAAAATTACAGGGttcaagctgtaataatttattaatgttaGGCAGAGACAAAGCAAGgttatttactgacactgaacTTTGTTTTATGTGCATCAGATGACTTCCTTAGTATAGAGATAACCCACAAATGATAAAGCTGTACTTATTTGATGGGTGGATTTATTGGTATGTGTTCCAATAATTGGTGTCCTGTTTCTAGTTTAAGATAACATACTTTTACATTATCGGTCTGCACTTATTGTAGGTAACCAATATAGGTATTAAGGGAAGCGCagtcttattttatatttccttaCTGCTGGATTATATTTGATGACTGTTTCCTTTATTGTTGTTCATTTTGATCAAAAGTCAGCCGGTTAAAAGGCagtagtataataataataaatgcattatttttatagCACATCCTCACACTCGTAAAGAGCATACCCTTAGTGTTTAATGATAGTATGGCTTTAGATTGCTACAAATGTAGTGATAAAAAAGTAGTTGCATGAAGCTATTTGTTGACTTACCATCCTTTTTATCTTATTCTCCTTTTCATTTCAGAACATGTCGCTCATAATGAATGGAGAGCAGCTAAACCCAAGCTGGCAACGTGGGAGGTGAATCCTCTAGCTATTGCTCTGCCAGCTTGGACTTCTCACTCCCCTTGAACTCTGACTGTAACCACAATGGATGAAGCAAAGCAACCACTTCTGCCCCGCTGTGATGGAGCATCACCATCATTCCTTAGCACACAGTACTCTTCTATACAAGCTGAAAAATACGATGGACATGAAGGCTCTCTAACAGACCACGGTGTCACATTGCCCCAAAAATCGGAAGTTGGTGAACCTCAGAGCATTAAGGATAAggatgaccatcaggaagatttgAAGGTCTACAAGAGACGCTGGTACATCCTGATCCTCTTCTCCCTGCTGGCTGCTACACAGGGTGCCATCTGGAACACATTTGGACCCATTTCTTCCTCCAGCCAAGATGCCTTTGGCTGGCACAATGCCGACATTGCTCTGCTGAGTGACTGGGGCCCTATATCGTATATCATCTCTGGAATCTTCTTCTCATGGATGATGAATGTCAAAGGTAaggtaaatttttttcatgatgtttATGACAACTTCAATGATGAGTAAGACAACAACAGGATAACAACCGTTTAAGTGGATGAGTAGTGTATGTGCTGCAAGCCCATGGAGGTGAAAATTACATTGGCACTGATTTTATTTGATCACCCCTTGAGGGATGGAGAAGTTGACATGATATACAAAAAGTATGCAGGTCACTTATGTAGCATCTTTATACAGAGCTTGaatgattgtaaaaaaaataaataagagtaTTACACAACATCAGCTAAACATAATAAGGATACTATTATTTTATAACAGAGAGAATCTTTATGCATTCTATAATTCCAATATAGATCTCTCTCATGCAGTCCAGAGAACATAATATTTTTGCACCACAGATGCTTAGAGAGAATCCTTCTTTGAACCTTAGAGCATTACTTGTGTTTTGAGCCTGAATAATGaaattttgcatatttataCACACCTTGGTTGGTGACGGAAGAGTGTGTGGCTGCACTGACCCTATGAGGTAAATGTTGCATGTTTTTGACACAGGTCTGCGGCCATCCTGCGTGCTAACCATGTTTTTGATTGCTCTTGGGGCATCTGTGAGGTGCATCACCATGGAACCCCCTCTAGTCACATGGTAAAGATGGTATTAATGATGGTCACGATGATGACAACAAGTTGCTAGCTTTTCTTTTCctatcatgttttgttttttggagatAATTTTAGGTTAATAGTATTACTCCAGCAGAtatgatatgtatatataactgCAGTGTAGCACCAGTGACTAATTAGTAGCGACTACACTTTGGCAATGGGGTTGTCCCCATCACATTTTTTATGACTTTCTCATCTTGACAGAAACATTTGCTCTTTTCCTTTAAACAGGCATGCTAGGTGGAAAATTTATAGTTATTCAAAATGGTGCTGGCTGTGAAATGTTTCAGGATGATGAATATAGGGCAAATGCTGAATGGACTAGGAGGGCCAGTAGCTATGGCAGGTGCCCCAGTGATTTCCTCTGTATGGTTTCCATCACGGGAACGAACAACAGCCACTGCTGTTGGTACCATTATGGCCAGCTTTGGAACTGGGGCATCCTTCTTGATAGGTAGGCTCTTGTATATGTGTATTGAAGGGAAGGGGGCTGCATGTgtgaagctgaaaaaaaagtttgtgtatgttttctgGATATATTGGTGGTTACTGGGTAAACTTGAAATCAAAATCCACGAAACTCTCAGCCGTACTAAACTTTGCTGGGCGTTCTCTGCTGTTAGCTAACCTTATAACCCGTTCTTGTTTATCGTTATGACTGCTATGGTTTTCATTTCTCGTAGAAGAAAGATTTTCTATTTACTTCAGGTCCATTGATCGTTCCTGATGTCCCTGACAACACATCGACCACATCGACCACATCGACCACATCGTCTCCTATATCCAGGTTATCATTTTCTGAAGTTGTGAATTTTATAGCTGAATCTTATCTAAAAATACTTGCTCCCCATGATCatctccctttaataaaatttaggccATTGAATAACTACTTTCTGTTTAAGAAATGTAGGCCATTTGAGATCCCTAGAAATAGAAGGCTTTGTAGAAGATGTAGGAgataaatttcattatctatttaattgtaaaaatatttttttaaccaacataaaaatcctaATGCTTTTAAGTTCCTTTATTAACTTCAATTAAAAAAGTCCCTTAGATTAACTCTATTTGTAAAGTTATTACTGAGGACggtgaactaaaaaaaaaataatttatgtatatttttataagaaatagAGAGATCGAGAGAATGATAGAGAGattttacatatgtatgtgaGGATATGAGCGAGTATAGACTTAGGTAAGTTTAAGAAGGACAGATAATCACTCAATGAAAATTTATCTATTGTTATCCATGTGtttatactttgatttattggATTACATATGCAGATGTGAattaaagggctagaagaaggaaagagtgagagatacagaaaattagcttttaatatATTAGCTTTTATAAACCGATCAGGAAAATATCTGTGTGTAGGTGCGAGTGAGAGATATTGTATAGGAATGAGTCTGAatatgtgcatttgtgtatATCATATATTTTCTTGAATATTATAATACCCCTTAATGCGGGACAGatgaataaagaatcttgaatcgaCATAGATGAGATCATTTGTATTCTTGTGACAACAAAGTCCAACCATGAAAATCCAattaagaagattttttttctttaggtgtTTGGAAGTAATGTGAATTAAGCTGGTTTTGCATGAATTTGCCTATCACTTCGTGACATTAGCATGCTCTTTTGTTGACATATTGAGATCTTTGTGCTTTACATCATCATTGGAAAAGTTTTACCTCATGCACATTGCTGGTTCCTTTTTGTTAACAGCACAGTCAGCATATTGCTTAGGGAGGATGGCCAACATACAAGTAGTCTACATGCTCTTCAATATTCTGCTGCTAATACAACCATCCTACGTAAGAgtgtttctttgtctctcctCTTCACTGCAACAAAGCTGGTGCTTTAAAGCAAGCCTAAATATGTAACTGTCCCTGACTGCCTTTCTGACTGTGACTTTGTTCATCCACAGATGACTTCTCCATTTTGTTCTAGATCTCATTTCTTGTTGTCTGTCATAGATGACAGAAGAAGCTGTTTATACACTGGCCTCaccattatttttgttattaaacaaTTTATGATCTTCTGTTTTGTTGCAGCAGACAGACAATCAGACAGGCAGACAGTGAGGCACACTGTCAGAAAGACAGACAGTGAGACAAATAGGTAGTGAGATAAAGTCAGATAGGCAGGCCGTGAGGAAGGCAGTCAGGAAGTATTGTAAataggaaaaggaaaaggataATGAGTGACTTCGTTTGAAATGATAtgtgaaaacatcatcatctaaaTCTTGTTTCAGCTCCTGAAGTCAGAATAGCGAATGAGAAGAAGGCAATTCATCTACTTATGTATATAGGTATGTAAAGACAAACTGATGCTTACAGATGCTTTTGTTATCAAATGATCTTTCTGCATTCTGTTACTGTCGTGAATAATATGTCAGTGCTCTTGCTtggttctctctcttctctctctatctccctCCATGTACTTTGGCCGTACCAGTGTCATCGGCCGCAATAGAGCGCTTATTTAGTGCGGCCGGATTGTTGTTGAGTAAGTTACGAAAACGGATGTCACCAGCTGTCGTTATAAACTCTGTGTATATCAGATTTGCTTGTAAGATGAAAATTGTGGAAATGGTTCGGGTATTACCTGGATTAACTGATTTATTAGAAACCGTCGGTGAGCAGGAAATTGATAGTGTTCTGAATGAGCAGAGTGACATAGAAATAGAATGAGAGTGTCAGAATGATACTGAATTGTCATACTTAGATTATACTTTTGAGTgttaaagttaataaattttgtcGTTTTGCATGTCTCTTTGTACATGTAGTCCTATTTAGTAGACACTATACctaaactttcataaatttaatgataatggaaatcccgtgggatgggatgggacaggtataaattgccatgggatgggatggaaAAATATGTCtcatggacaaccctggtgaTAGCCTTCACGTATCATCTTGAGTCTTAGCAGTACATGAACACCGCTTCATTTGTGTCCTTTCCAGAGGCCGCGTGGGCCATTGGCTTATTTCTTCTGATGCTGATCTACTTCCCAAGCAAACCGCCACTGCCTCCATGTACGTCTGCTGCTCTGCAACGAGAAGATTTCCTCGTGGGGCTGAAGCGCTTAGCAAAGTACTGAACGGagttcctt
The Pomacea canaliculata isolate SZHN2017 linkage group LG2, ASM307304v1, whole genome shotgun sequence genome window above contains:
- the LOC112557117 gene encoding disrupted in renal carcinoma protein 2-like, whose amino-acid sequence is MDEAKQPLLPRCDGASPSFLSTQYSSIQAEKYDGHEGSLTDHGVTLPQKSEVGEPQSIKDKDDHQEDLKVYKRRWYILILFSLLAATQGAIWNTFGPISSSSQDAFGWHNADIALLSDWGPISYIISGIFFSWMMNVKGLRPSCVLTMFLIALGASVRCITMEPPLVTWMMNIGQMLNGLGGPVAMAGAPVISSVWFPSRERTTATAVGTIMASFGTGASFLIGPLIVPDVPDNTSTTSTTSTTSSPISSTVSILLREDGQHTSSLHALQYSAANTTILPPEVRIANEKKAIHLLMYIEAAWAIGLFLLMLIYFPSKPPLPPCTSAALQREDFLVGLKRLAKRPQFWLVVVIYGVSTGVNNCWASVLDMVLSPHGIGEMEAGWMGFYSICASSVVTIVVAWFADHISRILKWLVFVFYALSTGAFAVFTLACINVVPSYTAVFYVSIIVGSITLNTAVPLLYELSCELAYPTGEATSNGIMTIANNFVGLIFLFVLMDPNVGTMWTNWTMVGTIGICIPMILAMKESYNRLDVDEVNPTMASINVEITVPDPPPSVQAA